The Microterricola viridarii nucleotide sequence ATCGACCAGGAGGGCGGCGACGTCGTCCGCATCGGCCCGGACCCCGCCGCCGGGGCCGACGTGCTGCGCGGCCTGCCGCCCGTGGCGACCGCCGACGCATTCCACGCCCGCTCGGAGCTGCTCGCCGGCGCCGGCATCGACGTGAACTTCGGTGTCGTCGCCGACATCAGCGCCGACCCCGGCTCCTTCATCTACACGCGCTCCCTCGGGGCGGATGCCGCGGCGAGCAGCGACCGGGTCGCCTCCGCCGTCGCCGGCGAGGGCAGCCGCGTGCTCAGCACGCTCAAGCACTTCCCGGGCCACGGGGCAGCCCCCGGCGACTCCCACCACGCCGTGCCGAGCAGTCCGATGGGCCTGGCCGAGTGGCGCGCCACCGAGGCGCCCCCCTTCCAGGCCGGCATCGACGCCGGGGCCGAGCTCGTCATGTTCGGGCACCTGGCCTACGACGCGGTCGACCCGGCGCCGGCCAGCCTCTCGCCGGAGTGGCACCGGCTGCTGCGCGAGGAGCTCGGCTTCGAGGGCCTGACCATCACCGACGACATGCGCATGCTGCTCGACTCCGGCGATCCGCGCTACGCCGACCCGATCGCGAACACCGTCGCGGCGTTCGCCGCCGGCAACGACATCGTGCTGCTCACCCTGCCGGCCGACCCGGCCACTGTCGGGGTGGACGTGGACGCCATGATCGCCGGGGTCGCCGCGGCTGTCCGTTCCGGGCAGCTGGACGCCGCCCAGATCGACGCCTCCGCGCTGG carries:
- a CDS encoding glycoside hydrolase family 3 N-terminal domain-containing protein — its product is MARAPRNRVALATLMIIPLLLGGTACAGLEVGGAQPAQTPASTPPPAAPPTTRPDAAELALSAMSLEQKVSSLLMLHTPGTDGAALRAFVDRYRLGGLILMGDNMPGGTDATDLAALGALTAAVRGTEAFPPLIGIDQEGGDVVRIGPDPAAGADVLRGLPPVATADAFHARSELLAGAGIDVNFGVVADISADPGSFIYTRSLGADAAASSDRVASAVAGEGSRVLSTLKHFPGHGAAPGDSHHAVPSSPMGLAEWRATEAPPFQAGIDAGAELVMFGHLAYDAVDPAPASLSPEWHRLLREELGFEGLTITDDMRMLLDSGDPRYADPIANTVAAFAAGNDIVLLTLPADPATVGVDVDAMIAGVAAAVRSGQLDAAQIDASALAVLRLKEIPRSVE